One genomic window of Coffea eugenioides isolate CCC68of chromosome 1, Ceug_1.0, whole genome shotgun sequence includes the following:
- the LOC113760096 gene encoding F-box/LRR-repeat protein At3g59190-like → MLGYRQKAVKTIPDDVYDTDVDRISNLPEHLLCHILSFIPTKEAAVTSVLSRRWRYLFTLIPDIDLRFNIYDSSGENIEYKKNAYFRRFFSFISFGYRVILCRNVRSIRKFRLSIQRVHDYCLPGIQALLSTALLSKVQELEIHLEYKYDPTNSLSPAGAGVFMCRTLTSVKLGWPDVDLIVPDSVCLPNLKLLHFDRLRLVDKDTIKRLMQGCPLLEELKLGFTRFTYGFRHIIVEVVDISGSLRKLILDCSRAEYTVVVKSNSLENLKYEGGCFRNSIICINAPNLKSLAFHADPYGVNFIQSPKSLVSAKIKIPWIDDEATCQHVFKLFNTVQSVKSLELTKYSLEALADFGLSLPTFNNLIRLKIDAMPSCYALSKLNESVPRIEELVLHQVAQDDDFFDFECPSSEVLQMCFIKHLKVIQINRFSEDEYEFELVECLLQSGEALKKMIIGGFVKPSGHARIWSFKRCSQECQIVL, encoded by the exons aTGTTGGGTTATAGACAGAAGGCTGTTAAAACCATCCCAGATGATGTTTATGATACTGACGTTGATAGGATCAGTAATCTTCCAGAGCATCTTCTCTGCCACATTTTATCGTTCATCCCTACCAAAGAAGCTGCAGTTACCTCTGTTCTATCCAGGAGATGGAGATACCTTTTCACTTTGATCCCAGATATTGATCTCCGATTCAATATTTATGACTCCTCTGGTGAAAACATCGAGTACAAGAAAAATGCTTACTTTCGTCGTTTCTTTAGTTTCATAAGTTTTGGCTACAGAGTGATTCTGTGCAGGAATGTGCGTTCCATTAGAAAATTTAGGCTCTCTATTCAGAGAGTTCACGATTACTGTTTGCCGGGAATTCAGGCATTGCTATCTACTGCATTATTGAGTAAAGTCCAAGAACTTGAAATTCATTTAGAATATAAGTACGATCCTACCAACAGCTTATCCCCTGCGGGAGCAGGAGTGTTCATGTGCAGAACACTAACTTCTGTTAAACTAGGCTGGCCAGATGTGGATTTGATTGTCCCTGATTCTGTTTGTTTACCAAATCTTAAGTTACTGCACTTTGATAGATTGAGATTGGTGGATAAGGATACCATAAAGAGGCTTATGCAGGGTTGCCCTTTACTTGAAGAACTGAAGTTAGGCTTCACTCGCTTTACATATGGCTTCAGACATATCATAGTTGAAGTTGTTGATATTTCCGGTTCATTGAGAAAACTGATACTTGATTGCTCAAGAGCTGAATATACTGTTGTTGTCAAATCAAATAGTCTCGAAAATTTGAAATATGAAGGTGGATGTTTCAGAAATTCTATCATCTGTATAAATGCTCCCAATCTTAAATCTTTGGCCTTTCATGCTGATCCGTATGGGGTAAACTTTATTCAGAGCCCAAAATCTCTTGTTAGTGCCAAAATAAAAATTCCTTGGATTGATGATGAAGCAACATGTCAGCATGTGTTTAAGCTTTTTAATACGGTGCAAAGTGTGAAGTCACTGGAACTAACCAAATATTCCCTAGAG GCTTTGGCTGATTTTGGATTGTCGTTGCCAACTTTCAACAATTTAATCAGATTGAAAATTGATGCTATGCCCAGCTGCTACGCTCTATCAAAGTTAAATGAGAGCGTCCCTAGGATTGAAGAACTTGTTCTTCATCAG GTGGCCCAAGatgatgatttttttgattttgagtGTCCGTCGTCTGAGGTCCTCCAAATGTGCTTCATAAAACATCTCAAGGTGATACAAATCAACAGATTCTCTGAAGATGAATacgaatttgagctagttgagTGTCTTTTGCAAAGTGGAGAAGCTTTAAAGAAGATGATTATTGGTGGATTTGTAAAGCCTTCAGGTCATGCAAGAATATGGTCGTTCAAGAGATGCTCGCAGGAGTGCCAGATTGTGTTGTAA
- the LOC113767594 gene encoding uncharacterized protein LOC113767594, which yields MVQSLVASAPQLMKLVFDQVIGDDNIKEEEFEVLLPQLIPICSNLHLKEIEISEFNGKEYELKPVEHLLQNGQALKKMTLGGFLEAAVCKRILSYRRSSEDCKVLLPEAKSVCSSDEY from the exons ATGGTACAAAGCTTAGTTGCAAGTGCACCCCAACTGATGAAGCTTGTCTTTGATCAG GTGATTGGGGATGATAACATTAAAGAAGAGGAATTTGAGGTGCTATTGCCACAGCTTATTCCAATATGTTCCAATTTACATCTCAAGGAAATAGAAATTTCAGAGTTCAACGGGAAAGAATATGAATTAAAGCCAGTTGAGCATCTTTTACAAAACGGGCAAGCTTTGAAAAAGATGACTCTTGGTGGATTTTTAGAAGCCGCAGTTTGCAAACGAATATTGTCATACAGGAGATCTTCTGAGGATTGCAAGGTTTTGTTACCTGAAGCTAAATCAGTTTGTAGTTCTGATGAGTACTAA
- the LOC113760117 gene encoding uncharacterized protein LOC113760117 has translation MKMMKAVKKLKFWSRKQKKKKKKKALFIDNPPLPPCHCQYQYYCPPYEPSAPPLPTSSSSSSWVEYDHEAQDTIYANSKFISFTSSNPAQVQDPTFGPQDFGSVPQPRPQDPTMPAAASITSYQQYMVPNPAYGVPLLPQVRRERRGGAFECMFAFGAHLFRCFFPCFHIREAKR, from the coding sequence ATGAAGATGATGAAGGCCGTGAAGAAGCTCAAGTTCTGGTCAAGaaagcagaagaagaagaagaagaagaaggcaTTGTTCATTGATAACCCACCACTACCACCATGCCATTGTCAGTACCAATATTACTGTCCGCCGTATGAGCCCTCTGCCCCACCATTACcaacatcatcatcttcatcatcatggGTTGAGTACGATCACGAGGCTCAAGACACCATCTATGCAAACTCTAAGTTTATCTCATTTACCTCATCAAACCCAGCTCAAGTTCAAGATCCCACATTTGGTCCACAAGACTTCGGTTCGGTTCCACAACCCAGACCGCAAGATCCTACAATGCCAGCTGCTGCCAGCATTACTTCCTATCAGCAGTACATGGTGCCAAATCCTGCTTACGGTGTTCCACTTCTACCTCAAGTTCGAAGAGAAAGGAGGGGTGGAGCTTTTGAATGCATGTTTGCCTTCGGGGCTCATTTGTTTCGTTGCTTCTTTCCATGCTTCCACATTCGGGAAGCCAAAAGGTGA
- the LOC113760129 gene encoding F-box/LRR-repeat protein At4g14103-like, which translates to MDPEQKVAKITPQHDADHVDGVDRISALPDEILLHILSFLGSKKTGKTSVLSTRWRFLFASTPDIDLDLSFDSQSLDPSQNNGIVIDHPPYERLYAFMNFGYRLVMLRNGAPIRKFKLSLHQVPRAYQAAIQSLISAALLCKVQELEISVDSNALSRAHSIEQVSVAGMLSCKTLVSLELDCWPGGNLNVPPDSVWLPNLKSLHLSALILVDEDSIQWLIQGCPVLQELDLSLAGFSHSTTGQQQRGIIISSSSLIKLKLDCWASECSVLVECKILESFGYSDICARKRKIILVAPNLKYLAYTVDRLGESFIQIPNCLVGAKIRICHWGEQDSIQDIYEHLHRVGWVKSLSLEQNILKALHYCERPFPIFKNLTRLEVRSLSCWKMLPSLFGCSPSLQELVLGEVAWDGNLQEFECLLQQVILVCFIQHLKEIEIRRFCKEEYEFKLVEYFLRNAKALQKVTLGMGTLNIPERILSLKRYSKHCHVKGRGVVIYY; encoded by the exons ATGGATCCGGAGCAAAAGGTAGCTAAAATCACACCCCAACACGATGCTGATCATGTTGATGGAGTTGATAGGATCAGTGCCCTTCCTGACGAAATTCTCCTTCACATTCTGTCATTTCTGGGCTCGAAAAAAACTGGTAAAACCTCAGTTCTTTCCACCCGATGGAGATTCCTCTTCGCTTCAACTCCTGATATCGATCTCGACCTGTCTTTCGATTCACAATCTTTGGATCCTTCTCAAAATAATGGGATTGTCATTGATCATCCTCCTTATGAGCGCTTGTACGCTTTCATGAATTTTGGCTACAGACTTGTTATGCTAAGAAATGGAGCCCCGATTCGAAAGTTTAAACTCTCTCTTCATCAGGTACCTCGAGCGTATCAGGCAGCAATTCAATCTCTGATATCTGCTGCACTTTTGTGTAAAGTCCAAGAACTTGAAATTTCAGTGGATAGTAATGCTTTGTCCAGGGCTCATTCAATCGAACAAGTATCTGTCGCAGGAATGTTATCGTGCAAAACGTTAGTTTCTCTGGAACTAGACTGCTGGCCTGGAGGGAATTTAAATGTCCCACCAGATTCAGTTTGGTTACCAAATCTCAAGTCATTGCACTTGAGCGCATTGATATTGGTAGATGAAGATTCTATTCAGTGGCTTATTCAAGGGTGTCCTGTGCTCCAAGAATTGGATTTGAGCTTAGCAGGTTTTAGCCATAGCACAACAGGACAGCAGCAGAGAGGTATTATAATATCTAGCTCTTCcttgataaaactaaaactGGATTGTTGGGCCAGTGAGTGTTCTGTTCTTGTGGAGTGTAAAATCCTCGAAAGTTTTGGGTACTCGGATATTTGTGCAAGAAAGCGTAAAATTATTCTTGTTGCCCCAAATCTCAAGTATTTGGCTTACACAGTCGACCGTCTTGGGGAAAGCTTTATCCAAATCCCAAATTGTCTTGTTGGAGCCAAAATAAGAATCTGTCACTGGGGTGAACAAGACAGTATTCAGGATATTTATGAGCATCTTCATCGGGTAGGATGGGTGAAATCACTTTCTTTAGAACAGAATATTCTCAAG GCTCTCCATTATTGCGAACGTCCATTTCCAATTTTCAAGAATTTGACTAGATTGGAGGTTCGGTCCCTGTCTTGCTGGAAAATGCTGCCAAGCTTATTTGGATGTTCCCCTAGCCTTCAAGAGCTTGTTCTCGGTGAA GTAGCTTGGGATGGCAACTTACAAGAATTCGAATGCCTGTTACAACAGGTTATTCTAGTATGCttcattcaacatctcaaggaAATAGAAATCCGAAGATTCTGCAAGGAGGAATATGAATTTAAGCTCGTTGAGTACTTTTTGCGCAACGCAAAAGCTTTGCAAAAGGTGACTCTTGGCATGGGGACTTTAAACATCCCCGAAAGAATATTGTCACTGAAGAGGTATTCCAAGCATTGCCATGTTAAAGGTAGAGGTGTGGTGATATATTATTAA